Proteins encoded in a region of the Methanofollis tationis genome:
- a CDS encoding prefoldin subunit beta, producing MSSVSPRVQQQLAMLQQIQQQLQTVMGQKAQYEMAVKETNRAVEELKEVADDAPVYVNVGTVMMQKDKEKVLADLGEKAETLDLRIKSLDKQAKALQAKFEQLQAQIKQAVGGGAPQAS from the coding sequence ATGAGTAGTGTTTCACCCAGAGTGCAGCAGCAGCTTGCGATGCTGCAGCAGATCCAGCAGCAGCTCCAGACCGTGATGGGGCAGAAGGCCCAGTACGAGATGGCAGTGAAGGAGACGAACCGCGCCGTCGAGGAGCTGAAAGAGGTCGCCGACGACGCACCCGTCTATGTGAATGTCGGCACCGTGATGATGCAGAAGGATAAGGAGAAGGTGCTCGCCGACCTCGGCGAGAAGGCCGAGACTCTGGACCTGCGCATCAAGTCCCTCGACAAGCAGGCGAAGGCCCTGCAGGCGAAGTTCGAGCAGTTGCAGGCCCAGATCAAGCAGGCGGTCGGCGGCGGCGCTCCGCAGGCCTCGTAA
- a CDS encoding KEOPS complex subunit Pcc1 has protein sequence MHEAVFRFATPHAAVLYRALAPEAGEVEGSRSREEVALQDPETLVLRVEAADVHALRAALNMWLRLVNVADELQEMIRHE, from the coding sequence ATGCATGAGGCGGTCTTTCGCTTTGCGACGCCACACGCCGCCGTCCTCTACCGCGCCCTCGCCCCTGAGGCCGGTGAGGTCGAGGGCTCCCGTTCACGCGAGGAGGTCGCCCTCCAGGACCCCGAGACCCTGGTGCTCAGGGTCGAGGCGGCCGACGTCCATGCCCTGCGGGCGGCGCTGAACATGTGGCTCCGGCTGGTCAATGTGGCAGATGAACTCCAGGAGATGATCAGGCATGAGTAG
- a CDS encoding Brix domain-containing protein: MTVVTTSRKAADDLRALARHLAFATGARYLARGKTGFAALSDEAVILFTREHGTIRLVVVDEGGEVALDRPVRSVRIAVREGLIDRTLRIADQSVYEVLKRYCDAEPAEAGAPSIVFDGQQKKQIVLELAQ, translated from the coding sequence ATGACCGTCGTCACCACCTCCAGAAAAGCAGCGGACGATTTGCGGGCGCTTGCGCGGCACCTCGCCTTTGCCACCGGCGCCCGCTATCTGGCCCGCGGAAAGACCGGATTTGCGGCTCTTTCCGACGAGGCCGTCATACTTTTTACGCGTGAGCACGGGACGATCCGTCTTGTGGTGGTGGACGAGGGCGGAGAGGTTGCCCTCGATCGTCCGGTCAGGTCGGTGCGGATCGCCGTTCGGGAGGGTCTGATCGACCGCACCCTGCGGATCGCCGACCAATCGGTTTATGAGGTCCTGAAAAGATATTGTGATGCAGAACCGGCAGAAGCCGGGGCTCCGTCCATCGTCTTTGACGGGCAGCAGAAGAAACAGATCGTGCTGGAGCTGGCGCAGTGA
- a CDS encoding DNA-directed RNA polymerase subunit P, with translation MASTYKCARCKQKVEIDKNVRCPYCGHRILFKERGAAIKELKAR, from the coding sequence GTGGCAAGTACGTACAAGTGTGCACGGTGCAAGCAGAAGGTGGAGATCGACAAGAATGTCCGGTGCCCCTACTGCGGACACCGCATCCTCTTTAAGGAAAGGGGCGCTGCGATCAAAGAGCTGAAGGCTCGATGA
- a CDS encoding 50S ribosomal protein L37ae: MARRKQQKAKGKVTGSAGRFGPRYGRFIRKRVLEVEKIEKAAHTCPRCDHVAVRRVGTGIWQCRKCDFKFAGGAYAPQTPSLRVALRTIERAIESQE, encoded by the coding sequence ATGGCGAGGCGTAAACAGCAGAAGGCAAAAGGCAAAGTCACCGGGAGTGCGGGAAGGTTCGGGCCGAGATACGGCAGGTTCATCCGCAAGAGAGTGCTCGAGGTGGAGAAGATCGAGAAGGCCGCCCACACCTGCCCCCGCTGTGACCACGTGGCCGTTCGCCGCGTCGGCACCGGCATCTGGCAGTGCCGGAAGTGCGACTTCAAGTTTGCAGGCGGCGCCTATGCGCCCCAGACTCCCTCCCTCCGTGTCGCACTCAGGACCATTGAGCGCGCGATTGAGTCTCAGGAGTAA
- a CDS encoding ribosome assembly factor SBDS — protein sequence MIPLDRAVMARLESHGERFEIAVDPELAMKVRQGEEIAIEDVVAADAVFENFAHGERASEEALMKVFGTTDFEPAARRILAKGEIHLTADQRRRMIEDKRRKVITFISRHAINPQTKLPHPPQRIELAMEEARVNIDPFKHVDELVKETVKALRPILPIRFEELRLAVKIPADHAPRAYGEMQGAATIEREEWLGDGSWVCVCRIPAGIQSDFYALVNRLSKGDGQVKILDQVY from the coding sequence TTGATCCCGCTGGACCGGGCGGTGATGGCCCGTCTTGAGAGCCACGGCGAGCGCTTTGAGATCGCGGTCGACCCCGAGCTCGCGATGAAAGTGCGGCAGGGTGAGGAGATCGCGATCGAGGACGTCGTTGCGGCTGACGCGGTCTTCGAGAACTTCGCCCACGGGGAGCGGGCGTCTGAGGAGGCCCTCATGAAGGTCTTCGGGACGACCGATTTCGAGCCGGCCGCCCGCCGGATCCTCGCAAAAGGCGAGATCCACCTGACGGCCGACCAGCGGCGGCGGATGATCGAGGATAAGCGCCGGAAGGTGATCACCTTCATCTCCAGGCACGCGATCAACCCGCAGACCAAACTCCCGCACCCGCCGCAGCGGATCGAGCTGGCGATGGAGGAGGCGCGGGTGAACATCGATCCCTTCAAGCACGTCGACGAACTGGTGAAGGAGACGGTGAAGGCGCTCAGGCCGATCCTGCCGATCAGGTTCGAGGAACTCAGGCTTGCCGTGAAGATCCCGGCCGATCACGCACCCCGCGCCTATGGCGAGATGCAGGGTGCGGCGACGATCGAGCGGGAGGAGTGGCTGGGCGACGGTTCGTGGGTCTGCGTCTGCCGGATTCCTGCAGGCATTCAGAGCGATTTCTACGCCCTGGTCAACCGTCTTTCGAAGGGCGACGGGCAGGTAAAGATCCTTGATCAAGTATATTAA
- the psmA gene encoding archaeal proteasome endopeptidase complex subunit alpha, whose product MQPQYQMGYDRAITVFSPDGRLYQVEYAREAVKRGTTAVGIKCSEGVILLVDKRVSSRLLEPASIEKIYQIDEHIGVASSGLVGDARLLVDRARVEAQINRVSYDESIEVESLAKKICDHMQVYTQFGGARPYGTALLIAGIYEGEARLFETDPSGTLLEYKATGIGIGRPAVMKIFEEEYRHEMTIPEAIHLGLRALHAATEGKFDVQTVEIGVIEMKNPIFRKMEADEVKSFVDKVEFETPEGEKE is encoded by the coding sequence ATGCAACCACAATATCAGATGGGATATGACCGGGCGATTACGGTCTTCAGCCCGGACGGGCGCCTGTACCAGGTCGAGTACGCACGGGAAGCGGTGAAGAGGGGGACGACCGCTGTCGGGATCAAGTGCAGCGAAGGGGTGATCCTCCTCGTCGACAAGCGTGTGTCGTCGCGCCTCCTTGAACCCGCTTCTATCGAGAAGATCTACCAGATCGACGAGCATATCGGCGTCGCTTCATCGGGGCTCGTCGGGGATGCCCGTCTCCTTGTGGACCGTGCACGGGTCGAGGCCCAGATCAACCGGGTCTCGTATGACGAGTCGATCGAGGTGGAAAGCCTTGCAAAGAAGATCTGCGACCATATGCAGGTCTACACGCAGTTTGGCGGGGCCCGGCCGTACGGCACCGCCCTCCTGATCGCAGGCATCTATGAGGGCGAGGCCCGCCTCTTCGAGACCGATCCGTCGGGCACGCTCCTCGAGTACAAGGCGACCGGGATCGGCATCGGCCGGCCGGCCGTGATGAAGATCTTCGAGGAGGAGTACCGCCACGAGATGACGATCCCCGAGGCGATCCACCTCGGCCTGCGTGCCCTGCACGCGGCGACCGAAGGGAAATTCGATGTCCAGACCGTCGAGATCGGCGTCATCGAGATGAAAAACCCGATCTTCCGCAAGATGGAGGCCGACGAAGTGAAGTCTTTCGTCGACAAGGTCGAGTTCGAGACGCCTGAAGGCGAAAAGGAGTGA
- a CDS encoding Rpp14/Pop5 family protein, translated as MRPRPKALRQKRRYLLVRVLPPWQEIEQKALYLAVSGAVTSLFGDAHAAEIQPAVVFSDRGCAILRCRRGGEGDLSVSCATVTAVGDLRVALRTVAVSGTIAALKGRMDGWIHALPPEEALYGEKELRSFRYGRHKVDVLQEGIKKQSIVFLTDCEREEI; from the coding sequence GTGAGGCCCAGACCCAAGGCCCTGCGGCAGAAGAGGCGCTACCTTCTCGTCAGGGTGCTGCCCCCCTGGCAGGAGATCGAGCAGAAGGCCCTGTACCTCGCGGTCTCCGGGGCGGTGACCTCCCTCTTCGGCGACGCCCATGCGGCCGAAATCCAGCCCGCGGTCGTCTTTTCTGATCGGGGGTGCGCGATCCTCCGGTGCCGGCGGGGCGGCGAGGGCGACCTTTCCGTGTCCTGCGCCACCGTCACCGCCGTGGGCGATCTCCGGGTCGCATTGCGGACCGTCGCCGTTTCAGGGACGATCGCCGCGCTCAAAGGGCGGATGGACGGGTGGATCCATGCCCTGCCGCCCGAAGAGGCGCTGTACGGGGAAAAGGAACTTCGCTCCTTTCGGTACGGGCGGCATAAGGTTGATGTACTACAAGAAGGTATTAAAAAACAGAGCATAGTCTTTTTGACAGATTGTGAACGTGAGGAGATCTAA
- a CDS encoding RNase P subunit p30 family protein, with amino-acid sequence MAYADACVHPCPAGDTSLPRMALEARELGFATIVSTGGSGEFFGVRAVQGVVIGARTFKDVVKAVRRAPEAALVAVCAGDESFTRSAVSLGGVHVLKGVHQGPKNAFDHVAARTAGERGVAVEIDLAPIVALRGRDRQRVLACYADILFLHRRYGFPLCIASNARSVLDQRSVRDAVGLCSLFGMDGDEAGAALSSVEGLLDRPETVRVVA; translated from the coding sequence ATGGCGTATGCTGATGCCTGTGTGCATCCCTGTCCTGCCGGCGATACCTCGCTTCCACGCATGGCCCTGGAGGCGCGGGAACTCGGGTTTGCGACGATCGTCTCGACCGGGGGGTCCGGAGAGTTTTTCGGCGTCCGTGCCGTGCAGGGTGTCGTGATCGGCGCCCGGACGTTCAAGGACGTGGTGAAGGCGGTGCGGCGGGCGCCTGAGGCCGCCCTGGTGGCGGTGTGCGCGGGCGACGAGAGTTTCACCCGTTCGGCCGTCTCCCTGGGGGGGGTGCACGTCTTGAAGGGGGTCCATCAGGGGCCGAAGAACGCCTTCGACCATGTGGCGGCCAGGACGGCCGGCGAGCGCGGCGTTGCGGTGGAGATCGACCTCGCCCCGATCGTCGCCCTGCGGGGCCGCGACCGGCAGCGGGTGCTCGCCTGCTATGCCGACATCCTCTTTCTCCACCGCCGCTATGGCTTTCCCCTCTGCATCGCGAGCAATGCCCGCTCGGTCCTCGACCAGCGGAGCGTCCGCGACGCTGTCGGGCTCTGCTCGCTCTTCGGGATGGACGGGGACGAGGCCGGGGCCGCCCTCTCCTCGGTGGAGGGGCTGCTCGACCGGCCCGAGACGGTCAGGGTGGTCGCGTGA
- a CDS encoding 50S ribosomal protein L15e, whose product MAKSMYAYVREAWRNPAETGVKSLLWERMQVWRREGSVVRLDRPTRIDRAHTLGYKAKQGVIVVRASVRRGGRRKSRYVRGRRTARMGMRRITAGKSIQRIAEERASKKYPNMEVLNSYWVGQDGRHKWYEVILVDGSHPSVMSDPQLSWIGNANQRGRAERGKTMAGRKGRGQRHKGIGTEKTRPSIRSHANRGK is encoded by the coding sequence ATGGCAAAGTCAATGTATGCCTACGTTCGCGAGGCATGGAGAAACCCGGCTGAAACCGGGGTCAAGTCCCTCCTCTGGGAGCGGATGCAGGTATGGCGGCGCGAAGGCTCGGTTGTCCGCCTCGACCGCCCGACCCGTATCGACCGTGCGCACACCCTCGGCTACAAGGCGAAGCAGGGCGTCATCGTCGTGCGGGCCAGCGTCCGCCGCGGCGGTCGCAGGAAGTCCAGATACGTGCGCGGTCGCAGGACCGCACGGATGGGCATGCGCCGGATCACCGCCGGCAAGAGCATCCAGCGGATCGCCGAGGAGCGCGCCTCGAAGAAGTACCCGAACATGGAAGTGCTCAACTCCTACTGGGTCGGTCAGGACGGCCGTCACAAGTGGTACGAGGTCATCCTGGTCGACGGCAGCCACCCCTCGGTGATGAGCGACCCTCAGCTCTCCTGGATCGGCAATGCCAACCAGCGCGGCCGGGCCGAGCGCGGCAAGACGATGGCCGGGCGCAAGGGTCGCGGTCAGCGGCACAAGGGCATCGGCACCGAGAAGACCCGCCCGAGCATCCGCTCGCACGCGAACCGCGGAAAGTAA
- the moaC gene encoding cyclic pyranopterin monophosphate synthase MoaC, with amino-acid sequence MVEFTHIADDRARMVDVSAKPDVVREAVAAGRIYLRPETLEAIRSGTTIKGNVLATARVAATLAVKDTPRIIPMCHPLALGGVEVEFGEVEGAIEAIVRVRSYGKTGVEMEALTGVSAALLTVWDMVKSAEKDADGQYPHTRIEGIRVIEKRKGAA; translated from the coding sequence ATGGTTGAGTTCACCCATATCGCCGACGACCGCGCCCGCATGGTCGATGTCTCGGCAAAGCCCGATGTCGTCAGGGAAGCGGTCGCCGCCGGCAGGATTTATCTGCGGCCCGAGACCCTGGAGGCGATCCGGTCCGGGACGACGATCAAGGGGAACGTCCTGGCCACCGCCCGCGTCGCCGCCACCCTCGCGGTGAAGGACACGCCCAGGATCATCCCGATGTGCCATCCCCTCGCCCTGGGCGGGGTGGAGGTGGAGTTCGGCGAGGTCGAGGGCGCCATCGAGGCCATTGTCAGAGTCCGCTCATATGGTAAGACCGGGGTCGAGATGGAGGCCCTGACCGGTGTCTCCGCGGCGCTTCTCACCGTCTGGGACATGGTGAAGTCGGCTGAGAAGGATGCGGACGGCCAGTACCCGCACACCCGCATCGAGGGCATCCGCGTGATCGAGAAACGGAAGGGCGCGGCCTGA
- a CDS encoding NAD(P)H-hydrate dehydratase → MQDLLSPDLVELAAFCESGVISPERMRAVDRNAAALGVSGLRLMEAAGLALACAVRESAPERVLVLCGRGNNGGDGLVAARHLQDLTVDVVVPACGSATPEFLAQRAALCHCAVAVHEVAVPAGVEALAPLFDRADVIVDAMLGTGVAGAVREPIAAMIGRANLSAARIVAADVPTPGMRSDLVLAFHRPKAPGVRAAGIGIPLAAEVFAGPGDLLCLRPKSPSAHKGAGGEVLVVGGGPYQGAPFLAGMAALRAGADIVRVASPAYVPCPDLIHVPLAGAAIGQEHLEVLLPLAERADVVLCGNGLGTRSHAVVEALARVAPRLVLDADALRMPLPVGTATIYTPHAAEFVRMTGRSLSESLADRARTVRHAVPAGAAVLLKGAIDIVSDGERVRFNRTGCPAMTVGGTGDILAGVAAALFCRLSAFDAACAAAYANGRAGEAAAGGRDAGMTATEMLLHIPEVLYG, encoded by the coding sequence ATGCAGGATCTTCTCTCCCCGGACCTGGTGGAACTCGCCGCCTTCTGCGAGAGCGGCGTCATCTCCCCTGAGCGGATGCGCGCCGTGGACCGGAACGCCGCCGCCCTCGGCGTCTCCGGCCTCCGGCTGATGGAGGCGGCCGGTCTCGCCCTCGCCTGTGCGGTGCGGGAGTCCGCCCCCGAACGGGTGCTCGTCCTCTGCGGCCGCGGGAACAACGGCGGGGACGGCCTGGTCGCCGCCCGCCATCTCCAGGACCTGACGGTCGATGTCGTCGTCCCGGCGTGCGGCTCTGCCACCCCTGAGTTCCTCGCCCAGCGTGCGGCCCTCTGCCACTGCGCCGTCGCCGTCCACGAGGTGGCGGTGCCGGCCGGGGTGGAGGCGCTCGCCCCTCTCTTCGATCGGGCCGACGTGATCGTCGACGCCATGCTCGGGACCGGCGTTGCCGGGGCGGTTCGCGAGCCCATCGCCGCGATGATCGGGCGTGCGAACCTGAGTGCCGCCCGGATCGTCGCCGCCGACGTCCCGACGCCCGGGATGCGCTCAGACCTTGTCCTCGCCTTCCACCGTCCCAAGGCGCCCGGGGTGCGGGCGGCCGGGATCGGGATCCCCCTCGCTGCCGAGGTCTTTGCCGGGCCGGGCGACCTCCTCTGCCTGCGGCCGAAATCGCCCTCGGCACACAAGGGGGCGGGCGGCGAGGTGCTCGTCGTCGGCGGCGGGCCGTACCAGGGTGCGCCGTTCCTGGCCGGGATGGCGGCGCTCAGGGCCGGGGCCGATATCGTCAGGGTCGCCTCGCCGGCATACGTCCCCTGCCCCGACCTGATCCACGTCCCCCTCGCCGGTGCCGCCATCGGGCAGGAGCACCTGGAGGTTCTTCTCCCCCTGGCCGAACGGGCCGACGTCGTCCTCTGCGGCAACGGCCTTGGCACCCGGAGCCATGCAGTGGTGGAGGCGCTCGCCCGGGTGGCACCCCGCCTGGTGCTTGATGCCGACGCCCTCCGCATGCCCCTCCCTGTCGGGACGGCGACGATCTACACCCCTCATGCCGCCGAGTTTGTCCGGATGACCGGTCGCTCCCTTTCGGAGAGCCTTGCTGACCGCGCCCGCACCGTGCGCCACGCTGTCCCTGCCGGGGCGGCTGTCCTCCTCAAGGGCGCGATCGACATCGTCTCTGACGGCGAACGGGTCAGGTTCAACCGCACCGGCTGCCCCGCGATGACCGTCGGCGGCACCGGCGACATCCTCGCCGGGGTGGCCGCCGCCCTTTTCTGCAGGCTTTCCGCCTTCGATGCGGCGTGTGCCGCGGCATATGCGAACGGCCGCGCCGGCGAGGCGGCAGCAGGGGGGAGGGACGCCGGGATGACCGCAACAGAGATGCTCCTCCATATCCCAGAAGTACTCTATGGTTGA
- a CDS encoding single-stranded-DNA-specific exonuclease RecJ, with the protein MSLEGDVRAAAGRICEAERVTVISHIDADGITSLSILMQAITRAGIEAVPVFVRQLEPLMMHRVPQDDTLKVFADLGAGQQNLLEAHGLKDDRVVIVDHHVTQDVETPYLQVNALPYGHAKFSAAGAAYLVAQAIDADNRDLAKLAVIGNVGDMMAREDCGLVGPARQIVDDGVEYGNVEARKDLNCYGISTRPLANCLAYSDDPHIEGITNSLPGTRRLLARLGVPERTRKGQWRVWEDLSGEERQAIASALAEQVVAHGGRADRLCAEVYLFPDEAEKTALRNAAEYSTLLNACGRWARPEVGNAICAGDRGEAVREAGHMLTHHRAVIRELLNHILETGVTELDAVQYIHVGDRFPDTIVGIGAGMALSRLNRDKPILVMCTLPDDPDLTKVSMRATERMVGSGIDLQEALIEASGSFGGAAGGHAVAAGAYIPKTAEEEFVQRVDRCIKRQRGAAGQGNR; encoded by the coding sequence ATGAGTCTTGAGGGCGACGTCAGGGCGGCGGCCGGACGCATCTGCGAGGCCGAACGGGTGACGGTCATCTCGCATATCGACGCCGACGGGATCACCAGCCTCTCCATCCTGATGCAGGCGATCACGCGCGCCGGGATCGAGGCGGTGCCGGTCTTCGTGCGGCAGCTCGAGCCCCTGATGATGCACCGCGTCCCGCAGGACGACACCCTCAAGGTCTTCGCCGATCTCGGCGCCGGGCAGCAGAACCTCCTGGAGGCGCACGGGCTGAAAGATGACCGCGTGGTGATCGTCGACCACCACGTCACGCAGGACGTGGAGACCCCGTACCTGCAGGTCAACGCCCTGCCGTACGGCCACGCGAAGTTCTCCGCCGCCGGCGCCGCGTACCTGGTGGCGCAGGCGATCGACGCCGACAACCGGGACCTTGCCAAGCTCGCCGTGATCGGGAACGTCGGCGACATGATGGCGCGGGAGGACTGCGGGCTCGTCGGGCCGGCGCGGCAGATCGTCGACGACGGGGTGGAGTACGGCAACGTCGAGGCGAGAAAGGACCTCAACTGCTACGGCATCTCGACGCGGCCGCTTGCAAACTGCCTCGCCTACAGCGACGACCCCCATATCGAGGGGATCACGAACAGCCTGCCCGGCACCCGCCGGCTGCTCGCCCGCCTCGGCGTCCCCGAACGGACGCGCAAAGGGCAGTGGCGGGTCTGGGAAGACCTTTCAGGGGAGGAGCGGCAGGCGATCGCCTCGGCCCTTGCCGAGCAGGTGGTCGCCCACGGCGGCCGGGCCGACCGGCTCTGCGCCGAGGTCTATCTCTTCCCGGACGAGGCCGAGAAGACGGCGCTGCGCAACGCCGCCGAGTATTCGACCCTGCTCAACGCCTGCGGGCGCTGGGCGCGCCCCGAGGTCGGGAACGCCATCTGCGCCGGCGACCGGGGCGAGGCTGTGCGCGAGGCCGGGCACATGCTCACCCACCACCGGGCGGTGATCAGGGAACTCCTGAACCATATCCTGGAGACCGGGGTGACCGAGCTCGACGCCGTCCAGTACATCCATGTCGGCGACAGGTTCCCTGACACGATCGTCGGCATCGGGGCCGGGATGGCCTTATCGCGGCTCAACCGCGATAAGCCGATCCTGGTGATGTGCACCCTCCCCGACGATCCCGACCTCACCAAGGTCTCGATGCGGGCGACCGAGCGGATGGTCGGCAGCGGCATCGATCTCCAGGAGGCACTCATCGAGGCCTCAGGATCCTTCGGCGGCGCCGCAGGCGGCCATGCCGTCGCAGCCGGGGCATATATTCCAAAAACAGCAGAAGAGGAGTTTGTTCAGCGTGTTGACAGGTGCATCAAAAGACAGCGCGGAGCGGCAGGTCAGGGCAATCGCTGA
- a CDS encoding PUA domain-containing protein, with the protein MLTGASKDSAERQVRAIADFQFGRGAGAALFPPGCRYVRSKTRRVRQVMIGEERIVTLRAQDGRFTLGIEGARRLAAAMPAPAYRVRIAEEVAGYIAQGKNAFAKHIAAADPEIRPGDEVILVRDGDEVIATGEAVLSGAEMLAFNYGVAVNVRKGGK; encoded by the coding sequence GTGTTGACAGGTGCATCAAAAGACAGCGCGGAGCGGCAGGTCAGGGCAATCGCTGACTTCCAGTTCGGCAGGGGAGCGGGCGCAGCCCTCTTCCCGCCGGGCTGCAGGTATGTGCGCTCCAAAACCCGCCGCGTCCGTCAGGTGATGATCGGCGAGGAGCGGATCGTCACCCTGCGGGCCCAGGACGGGCGCTTCACCCTCGGGATCGAGGGCGCCCGCCGCCTTGCGGCAGCGATGCCGGCCCCGGCCTACCGGGTCAGGATCGCAGAGGAGGTCGCCGGGTATATCGCCCAGGGCAAGAACGCCTTTGCAAAGCATATCGCCGCCGCCGACCCCGAGATCAGGCCGGGCGACGAGGTGATCCTGGTCAGGGACGGCGACGAAGTGATCGCCACCGGCGAGGCCGTGCTCTCGGGTGCGGAAATGCTGGCATTTAATTACGGAGTAGCGGTAAACGTTAGAAAAGGAGGAAAGTAA
- a CDS encoding nascent polypeptide-associated complex protein — protein MFPGGKINPKKMKQMMKQLGMEMETIEDVHRVVIETGTGTYVFDGAEVVATIMQGVTTYQITGEARFEPAALEIPEDDVRLVMEQTGASAEAAREALKATGGDIAGAILRLTAA, from the coding sequence GTGTTTCCAGGCGGTAAAATCAACCCGAAAAAGATGAAGCAGATGATGAAGCAGCTCGGCATGGAGATGGAGACGATCGAGGACGTCCACCGGGTCGTCATCGAGACCGGCACCGGCACCTACGTCTTCGACGGGGCCGAGGTCGTCGCCACGATCATGCAGGGCGTCACCACCTACCAGATCACCGGCGAGGCGCGGTTCGAGCCCGCCGCCCTCGAGATCCCGGAAGACGACGTCAGGCTCGTGATGGAGCAGACCGGCGCATCGGCAGAGGCCGCACGGGAGGCGCTGAAGGCCACCGGCGGCGACATTGCCGGGGCGATCCTGCGTCTGACCGCTGCATGA
- a CDS encoding methyltransferase domain-containing protein, protein MIEEGERLVLVLGTREYYVRAGEGTLSTDLGMLDLASLVGMDYGGIIATHLGREFVVRRPRATDFFAHASRTGAPMLPKDIGMVIAYTGMNRNDDVLDAGTGSGIAAIYFGGIARRVVTCEVRPEFAKKAEKNIRDAGLENVEVRACDVLEADGEYDVVHLDLGVREEHIAHAYRLLRPGGYLACYTPFIEQMSAAYDAAANLFSEVHTYECMEREMTRGSRGTRPSTRVGHSGYITIARR, encoded by the coding sequence ATGATCGAGGAGGGGGAGCGCCTGGTCCTCGTCCTCGGGACGAGAGAATATTATGTCCGCGCCGGGGAGGGCACCCTCTCCACCGACCTCGGCATGCTCGACCTCGCCAGCCTCGTCGGCATGGACTACGGCGGGATCATCGCCACCCACCTGGGCAGGGAGTTCGTGGTCCGCCGCCCCCGTGCGACCGACTTTTTTGCGCATGCCTCCAGGACCGGCGCCCCGATGCTCCCGAAGGACATCGGGATGGTCATCGCCTACACCGGCATGAACAGGAACGACGACGTCCTCGACGCCGGCACCGGCAGCGGGATTGCGGCGATCTACTTCGGCGGCATCGCCCGCCGGGTAGTCACCTGCGAGGTCCGCCCGGAGTTCGCGAAGAAGGCCGAGAAGAACATCAGGGACGCCGGGCTCGAGAACGTCGAGGTGCGGGCCTGCGACGTCCTCGAGGCCGACGGGGAGTACGACGTCGTCCACCTCGACCTCGGGGTGCGGGAGGAGCATATCGCCCACGCCTACCGGCTCCTCAGGCCGGGCGGCTACCTCGCCTGCTACACGCCCTTCATCGAGCAGATGTCGGCCGCCTACGACGCGGCCGCAAACCTCTTTTCCGAGGTGCACACCTACGAATGCATGGAGCGGGAGATGACGCGGGGGAGCCGCGGCACCCGTCCCTCGACCCGGGTCGGGCATTCGGGCTATATCACCATCGCAAGGCGGTAA